The Saccharothrix violaceirubra genome segment TGCTGCCGCACACCACCACGCACAACAGCATGCCCAACCGCCTTTGGGTGCGGATGAGCGAACGCATGTAGACCGTGCCCAGCGAACTGCCCTCGTCGATCTCGCGCGACGCCGGGTAGGGGCGGGGCGCGCGGGGTGCCCTGGTGCGCGGACTGGTGACCACGACCCGCTGCCGGTGCGGGCGCTGCGGTCCGGTCACGACGGCTGCCGGTTGCGGCGCACCAGCAGTTGCCGCAGGTGGCGGGCGTGCCGACGGCTGACCGGCAGGACCGCGCCACCGATGTTGACGCTCAGGTGGCCGTCCTCCAGCCGCAGTTCCTCGATGTGGCCCAGGGCCACCAGGTGGCTGCGGTGGATGCGGACGAAACCGGCCGAGCGCCAGCGCTCCTCCAGACCGTTGAGCGCCGCGCGGACCAGCCCGCTGCCGGTCGCGGTGTGCAGGCGGGCGTAGTCGCCGTGCGCCTCGACGTAGCGGATGTCGGCCAGCCGGATGAACCGCGTGATGCCGCCCAGCTCCACCGGGATGACCTCGTCGCCCACGTCCGGCTTCTTCTCGACCGGCGGGGGCGCGGGCTCGGCGGGCTTGGGCGTCGGCCCCTCGTGCACGATGCGGTGCACGGACTCGGCGAGGCGTTCCGCGCGGACCGGTTTGAGCAGGTAGTCCAACGCTTTCAGCTCGAACGCCTCGACCGCGGGCTCCTGGTGGGCGGTCACGAACACGATGGGCGGCGGCTGGGCGAACCGGGACAGCACGCGGGCCAGGTCGAGTCCGTCCAGGCCGGGCATGCGGATGTCCAGGAAGACCGCGTCGACGGAACCGCCCGCGTCCATCGCGCGGTGCAGCGTGCGCAGGGCCGTGGTCGCGTCCGTGACGGCTTCGACGTGCGCCACGCGCGGGTCGGAACGCAGCAGGTAGACGAGGTCTTCCAGGGCCGGTGCCTCGTCGTCGACCGCGAGTACCCGCAGCGTGCGTTCGAGCGCGTTGCGGCGCTCAGGTCCTTCGCAGAGCGGGCACGGCAGTCCAGACGTCATCGGTATCCCAAGCGGTGCGGTCAGACCATCGGACGGTCATCCTCGCCCCTCGAGGTGGCCAAGGGCAACGACCGACGCGCCGCGCGCACGTCGCCCAGCGTCATCTCCAGTTCGAGGAACGCCTCCTCGGCCCGGCGCGCGGCCAGCGAGACGGACGCGGCGGCGGCCGTGCCGACGAGCCGGCGGGTGGGTTCGTAGAGGTTGCCGACGACGTCCGACCAGCGGCTGGCCATGCGGGCGAGTTCCGTGATCGCCTCGACGAGTTCGTCCCGACTGCCCGGCGTCGACACCGCACCGAGATCCAGGTGTGGCTCGACTTCCATTGGCACACCCCCGAATCGCCGGATCACCGGTGCCCGATGTTGGCCCTCCGCACCGGCCACGGTCAACGTCTGGGACGAGTGGTCTCGATTGGTGCCACCGGATCCCACTCCGAAGACCGGACCGGTTCAGGGACTCGGCGGCACCAGGTCGGGCCAGATGGCCACGGCCCGGTCGGAGGCGTCCCGCAGCTCGGCCGCGTCGAACACGGTCGCGGTCTCCGGGATGTCGCCGTCCGGCCAGGCCACCACCAGCGTCAGCGGCCCGGCGGGCGGCATCGGGGTCAGGTAGTAATCCTTCCGCTGGTGGAACTGGCTGCCACCACCACCCTGCGGGACCAGTGCCGGCCGGTCGTCGGGCAGGTCCCAGGGGTCGACGGTCGTGGCCCGCCGCCCGTCCGCGAACCCGACCCCGAACCGCAACGTCGCCTCGATCGACAAGCGGTTGCCGGAGAACGGCACCCGGCGCCGGAAGGCCAGGAGCGTGAACTCCACGCCCTCCCGCCAACACCGCACCTGGTCCAACACGACGACGGCGGACCTCCCCTCGCCCAACCGCGCCGTCCACGGCACCGTCGCCGGCAACACCCACTCGCGCGGCGCCGAGCGCGACGACGGGTCCCACGCCGTCAACTCCTCGAAGCCCTGCTTCCGCTCGGGAACGTCGAAGAACGGCATTTCCCCTCCTGGACCGCGATCAGTTCAACTGCGGATTGGGCACCGGCGTGGGCGTCGCGTCGAGCCGCGCCAACGCCGGCACCAGGGCCGTGGTCAGCAACAGCAGCACGCCGCCCACCAGGAACGGCACCCGCAGCGTCGTCACCGTCGCCAGCGCGCCGCTCAACGCCGCGCCCACCGGCACCCCGGCCCACCCGATCAACCGGTACACCCCGCCGACCCGCGTCCGCAACGTCCGCGGCAGGACCCGCTGCCACAACGCCGACGCCTGCACCGTCCACACCACGGCACCGAACCCGCCGAACCCGCACATCACGGCGACCACCGCCACCGACCCGCTGACCCCGACGACCAGCAGCGACACGCCCATCACCAGCAGCGCGCCGCTCAACGCCGCCGCCAACCCCAACCGCGCCCGCAGCCGCCCGGCCGTCACGCCGCCGACCACGCCGCCCACGGCGCCGACCGCGAGCACGATCCCGAACGCCGCCACGGACCCGCGCAACGTCCCCGTCACCAGCAGCACCAGCAACGTCGTCCCCAACTGCAAGGCCAACGCCGCGACGCCCAACCCCACCGCCAGCAACCGGAATCCCTTGTGCCGGGACAGCCACAGCACCCCCGAGCGGGTCTCCGCGAAGACCCGGTCCTCGGCGCGCGTCCGGTCGTTCGACCCCACCAGCGGACGGACGAGCACCGCCGCGAGCAGGAACAACGCCGCGTCGATCGCGAACGGCAACCACACCGCGAAACCGAACACCACCGCGCCCAGCAGCGGACCCAGCAACTGCCGGGCCGCCACCTGCGATCCCTGCAGGCGGCCGTGGGCGCGGTCCAGTTCGTCGGCCTCCACCAGTTCCGGCAGCAGCGCGCCGGACGCCGTCAGGTGCACCGTCCCCGCGCACCCGAGCAGGGCCGCCAGCACCACGAGTGTCACCAGGCCCGGCGGGTGCCGGTGCACCAGCACCGCCAACCCGCCCACGAGCACCGCCTGCGCCACGCCCGACAGCCACAGCAGCCGCGCCCGGTCGAACCGGTCCACCAGCACCCCGCCGAACAGCGAGAACAGCAGCCACGGCAGGTGCACGGCGACGGCGACCAGGCTCACCGCGGTCGGCGACCCGGTCGAGGCGGCGGTCAGCAGCGGCAGGCCCGCCACCCTGATGCCGTCGCCGAGCATGGTGGCCGTCGACGCGGCCCACAGGCGTGAGAACCAGGGATCGGACACGGGCACTCCGACGTCAGGACGGCGACAGTGCGGACAGCAGGTCGTCCGCGGTGCGTCCGAAGGTACCGAACCCGGAGCGGAATGCGAGGTCCCGACCGATACGGGCGTGCCGCACCGCGTCGCCGACCAGCCCGTCGTCGCGCAACGCCTTGGCGATGAGCACGTGCGTGCGGGTCACCCCGTAGCGGTAGTCGCAGTCGGTCGCCAACTCCAGCGCCCGCCGGTGCGCCGCCGCCGCGCGACCGGGTTCGCCCTGGTGACGCAGCACGAGCCCGAGCGCGTTGTGCACCTCGGACTCGATGCGCGGACTGCCGCCCAGCTCCTGCACCAGCGCCAACCCCCGCTGTGCGGTCCGCAGCGCCTCGGCGTGCGCGCCGTCCAGGCACAACGCCGTCGCCAGGTAGGCCAGCCCCTCGGCCCGCGCGTGTCGCGCGCCCGTCCGGTACCAGGCGGCCAACGCGAACCGCAGCAACTCCACCGCCGACTCGTACGCGCCGGTCTCCAGCCGGCACCGGGCGAGCAGGCTCGCGCACGTCGCCTCCAGGTTCACGCCCTCCGCGACCCGCGCCCGTTCCAGTCCGTCGAGCAGCGACTCCTCGGCACGCGTCACGTCGCCGCGCATCAACGCGACCGCGCCCAGCCCGGCCAGCCCGCCGATCCGCGCGTGCGCGCCCAGGTCCAGCATCCGCGTGAACGACGTCGTCGCCGCGGCGAAGTCGCCGAGTTCCAGGTTGACCACGCCGTCGAGTCCGGCGTGCAGCCACAGCGTGTCGCCCGTCGGCTCGGCCTCGCGCAGGTACCGCTGGGCGACCCGCAGGTTGCCCAGGTTGCGGTGCTCGGCCGCGAGCCACACCAGCATCGCGGTCTGCGCGGCCGGTTCCCGGTCGCGCCGGGCCGCGCCCAGGGCCGCGTCGACCGCGTGCAGGAACTCGACGTGGTGGCCGTGCGATCCGAAGTAGCCGCTCACGGCGTCGATCAACTGCCAGGCCAGCCGCCGGGGACCGAACCGCGCGCAGTACTCGGTCGCGGCCAGCACGCTGGGCCGTTCCGCCTCCAGCCACGCCCGCGCCCGCGCCGCGCCGAGCGTCGGCGTCCCCGCCGGTCCCGGCCGCAGTTCCGGGTAGAGCACGTCACCGACCGCGACCGCCGTGCCCAGGTACCAGTCGAACAGCCGTCGGCGTGCCGCCGTGCCGTCGTCACCGGCCGCCCGCGACCGGTCGGCCGCGTAGTCCTGGAGGAGGTCGTGCATGGCGAACCGGTCCGCGCCCACCCGTTGCACGAGGTGCGCGGCGGCCAGGTCGCCGAGCAGCCGTCGGGTCGTCGACTCCGGCCCGCCGATCAGTGCCGCCGCGCCCGCGACGCTGAAGTCCGGTCCGGGCACCAGGCCGGCGAGCCGGAACAGCCGGGCCGCGTCCGGCGACAGTGCCGCGTAGGACAGGTCGAACGCCCGCCGCACGGCCGCCGAGTCGTCGTTGTCCACGGCCAGCGCGGCGAGCCGGTCGCCGCCGCGCAATTCGTCCACATAGGACGAGATGTCCGCGTGCGACGACCCGACCAGGTTGCCCAGCGCGATCCGCAGCGCCAGGGGCAGGTACCCGCACAGCCGCGCCAGTTCGCCGATCGCCTCGAACTCCGACATGGCCACGTTCGGCCCGAGCGACCGGGCGAGCAGCCGCCACGCCTCGTCGCCGCGCAGCACGTCGAGCCGCACCACGGTCTGGCAGGTGCCCGAGCACAGCTCGTTGCGGCTGGTCACCAGGACCGAGCACCCGGCCTCGCCGGGCAGCAGCGGCAGCACCTGGTCGGTCGACGCCGCGTTGTCCAGCATGATCAGCACGCGGCGGCCGCGCAGCCGGTTGCGGTAGCCGCGCACCAGCGCGTCCTCGCCGACCGGGATGCGGTCGGCCCGCACGCCCATCGCGCGCAGGAACCGGGCGAGCACGGCGGAGGTGGTCAGCGGCGGCGACGTCGAGTGGCCGCGCAGGTTCACGTACAGCTGCCCGTCGGGGTACCGGTCGCGCACGGCGTGGCCCACGGAGATCGCGAAGGCCGTCTTGCCCACCCCGGGCGACCCGCACACCACGACGGTCGCCGTCGACCCGGACAGCAGCCCGGTCACGCGCTCCAGTTCCTCTTCACGACCGACGAAGTTCCCGACCGGTGCGGGCAGCTGCGACACCGGTGTCCACTCCGTCGCGGCGGGCCGGTGCAGGGCCGGGTCGCCGGTGAGGATCGCGTGGTGCACGGACCGCAACGCCTCGCTCGGGTCCACTCCCAACTCGCGGGCCAACGCCGTGCTCGCCTGCCGGTAGGCGTCGAGCGCGTCGGCCTGCCGGTCCACCCGGTACAGCGCGACCATGAGCTGGGACCAGAAGCGCTCCCGCAACGGGTGCCGCGCGGTCAGCCGGCGCAGGTCGGCGATCACCTCGTCACACCGGTCGAGCCGCAGCTTCACGTCCATGAGTTCGGACAGCACCCGCAACCGCCGCTCGGCCAGGGCGGGCACCTCGGTCTCGTGCAACGATTCCGAGGGCACGTCGGCCAGGACCGGTCCCCGCCACAACGCCAACGCCTGTTCGTAGTGGACGACGGCACCCGCCGCGTCCCCGCCGGCCACCGCCGCCCGCCCCGCGTCGGCCGACACCCCGAACCGGTCGAGATCGAGGGCCCCGTCCGGCACGTCGATCCGATACCCGGTGGACGTCGTGTGGATCACTGCGGGATCCCCGAGCACCCGGCGTAATCGCATCACGTAGACCGGCAACGTCTGCCCGGCCCGATCGGGCGGAACCCCACCCCAGACCCGCCGGATCAACTCGGCGGCCGACACCGACCTGTTGGCGCACAGCAGCAACGTCGCGAGGACAACCCGGTGCTTGGCCGCCGTGATCGTGACCACCCGTCCGCCACGCCGGACCACCAGCGGCCCGAGCACGCCGAACTCGTCGTGCGCCAGATCCCTCGCCTCCGCTCCGTCCCGACGCAACATGCTGGTACTCGAAGGGTTGCCGCAGTACCACCGGATGGCCCTCGTTACGGAGGATCACCGATCGACACCCCTCAGCGACACCAACCCACCGGCACCACCACGACGACCACCCACACCCGCACACCCCTGCGCCGAGCACCGGCACCATCACGGTCGACCCGGCTACCTACGCGCACCAACCCCTATTCCCGGCACCGGCAGCACGGCAAGCGACCCACGGCGGCAGCAGTCGGGGGCGGAATCCCCCTGAGTGCCCCTTTTCGGTGGTCTGCCCGAGCGGCGAGCGACGGGGATCCAAGCCCCGAACGCGAGACACCCACCTTTCGGCGCACCAACGCACAACTCACGGTGCCTGAACGCACAACTCACGGTGTCCGAGTGCACAACTCGCGCGTTCACGGGAGCAACAGCACCCGAAAAGGTCTCGCGATCAGGGGGTGAAAGGCCCGACCTCGGTCACCCGAAGCGCGGCGCCCCCGGTCTCATCGGACTCGGCCAGATCCACCTCGGCCGTGAAACCCCAGTCCCGCTCCTCCGCCGGATCGTCGAACACCTGGCGGACCCGCCAGAGGCCGGGCTCCTCGGTGATCAGCAGCAGGGCGGGGCCGCGGGCATCGGGGCCGGTGCCGATCGAGTCGTGCTCGGCGAAGTACGGCTCCATGGCCTCCTGCCAGTCCTCCGCGTGCCACCCCGCGTCCCCGTCCAGCTGCCCCAACTCGTACCAGTTCCGCCGCGCCGCCAACTCCACCCGGCGGAACATCGCGTTGCGGACCAGCACGCGGAACGCGCGCAGGTTGCGCGTGACGGCCGGCGGCCGGTCGTCCAGCGGCGTCTCCTCCTCGCCCGGGTTGCGCAGCTTCTCCCACTCGTCGAGCAGGCTGGAGTCGACCTGCCGGACGAGTTCGCCGAGCCACTCCTGGAGGTCGTTGAGGTCCTCGGTCTTCGCGTCCTCGGGCACGGTCTGCCGCAACGCCTTGTACGCGTCGGCCAGGTACCGCAGCACGAGCCCTTCCGACCGGGCCAACTGGTAGAACGACACGTACTCGGTGAAGGTCATCGCCCGCTCGTACATGTCCCGCACCACCGACTTCGGCGACAGGTGGTGGTCGGACACCCACGGGTGGCCGCGCCGGTAGGTGGTGAACGCGGCCTCCAGCAGCTCCGAGAGCGGCTTGGGGTACGTCACCTCCTCCAGCAGTTCCATCCGCTGCTCGTACTCGATGCCCTCGGACTTCATCGCGCCGATGGCCTCGCCGCGCGCCTTGTGCTCCTGCGCGGACAGCACCTGGCGCGGGTCGTCCAGGATGGACTCCACGACCGACAGCACGTCCAGCGCGTACCCCGGCGCCTCGCGGTCGAGCAGTTCGACCGCGGCCAGCGCGAACGGCGACAACGGCTGGTTCAGCGCGAAGTTGACCTGCAGGTCCACGGTCAGCCGGAAGTCGTCGCCGTCGCGCTCGACCACGCCGGCCGCCAGCAGTCCCCGGTACATCTGGATCGCGCGCAGGATGTGCCGGCGCTGCGCGGCCCGGTCCTCGTGGTTGTCCTCCAGGAGGTGCCGCATGGCCGCGAACGCGTTGCCCGGCCGCCCGATCACGTTGAGCAGCAGGGCGTGGCTGACCTGGAAGCTCGACGTCAACGGCTCGGGCTCGGCGTCCTTCAACCGCTCGAACGTCTGGTCGCTCCAGGACACGAAGCCCTCGGGCGCCTTCTTGCGCACGACCTTGCGCCGCTTCTTCGGGTCGTCGCCCGCCTTGGCCAGCGCCTTCTCGTTCTCGACCACGTGATCGGGCGCCTGCACGACGACCGTGCCCACGGTGTCGTAGCCGGCCCGGCCCGCCCGGCCCGCGATCTGGTGGAACTCGCGGGCCTTCAGGTGCCGGGTGCGCTGGCCGTCGTACTTGGCCAACGCGGTGAACACGACCGTGCGGATCGGCACGTTGATGCCCACGCCCAGCGTGTCCGTGCCGCAGATGACCTTGAGCAGACCGGCCTGCGCGAGCTGCTCGACCAGCCGCCGGTACTTGGGCAGCATGCCCGCGTGGTGCACGCCGATCCCGTGCCGGACCAGCCGCGACAGCGTCTTGCCGAACCCGGACGTGAACCGGAACCGGCCGATCGTCGCGGCGATCGCGTCCTTTTCGGCGCGCGTGGCCACGTTGACGCTCATCAGCGACTGCGCGCGTTCCAACGCCGACGCCTGCGTGAAGTGCACGACGTACACGGGTGCTTCGCGGCCGTGCAGGAGTTCCTCGATCGTCTCGTGCAGCGGGGTCAGCACGTACTGGAAGTTCAGCGGCACGGGCCGCTGAACCGAACGGACGGTCGTGGTGGTGCGGCCGGTGCGCCGGGTCAGGTCCTTCTCGAAGAAGGAGACGTCGCCCAACGTCGCCGACATCAGCAGGAACTGCGCGTTCGGCAGCTCGATCAGCGGCACCTGCCACGCCCAGCCGCGGTCGGGCTCGGCGTAGAAGTGGAACTCGTCCATCACGACCTGGCCGACGTCGGCCGCCGCGCCGTCGCGCAACGCGATGTTGGCCAGGATCTCGGCCGTGCAGCAGATGATCGGCGCGGTCTCGTTGACGCTCGCGTCGCCGGTCATCATGCCCACGTTGTCCGCGCCGAACGTGTCGATGAGCGCGAAGAACTTCTCCGACACCAACGCCTTGATCGGCGCGGTGTAGTAGGTCCGCTTGCCCTCGGCCAGGGCGGCGAAGTGCGCGCCGATGGCGACCATGCTCTTGCCCGAGCCGGTGGGCGTGCTGAGGATGACGTTCGACCCGGAGACGATCTCGATCAACGCCTCCTGCTGCGCGGGGTACAGCTCCAGACCGCGTTCCAGCGCCCACTCGGCGAAGGTGTCGTAGAGGACGTCGGCGTCGTAGGTGGCGGGGAGCCGGTCTGTGAGAGTCATCGCGCCCCGATCCTAGGCGGTTCCCGCCGCAGGTCACGTCCGGGGAAGGTGGGGCGCGGACCGACGCGGCGGACGTCCGGACCGGCGCGCGGGTCCGGGTCGTCCCGATCGGGGTTGTTCCCGGTCGTTCTCCGGCCGGGGGCGGGCGCTCGCCGTGGGCCCGAGGGGTGGCCGGCGCGCGGGTCGGCCTGTCGTGGTGGTGCCCGAAGAGCGTCCGGCGGGTCGGGCGACGGCAGGTCCGCCCGACCCGCTCCGAGCGGGTCAGACGCCGGCGGTGGCGGCGAGGCGACAGGCTTCGACGGCCACCGCGCGGGCCACGCCGCGCCCGCCGAGCACCTCCTCGCAGAAGCTCGGGTCGACCGTCGCCACCCGGCAGACCGACGTCGCGGCCGGGGTGTCGGTGAAGCCGTTCGCGGCGAGGTGGGCGACGCAGTCGGCCGGGGCCGAGGCGACGGCCTCCCGGGCGGACGCGGCCGGAGCGGACACGACGGACACGGCGAGCGCGGTGGCGGCGATCAGCGTGGTGACGGCGCGGTGCATGGGTACTCCTCGACGATGAAGCGGACAGGTGCCCCGGGAATTCCCGCCACGACGTCCCGACCGACCGGGTTTCGCCCGATGGTGAGCGATCCTCACTCTTCTGTGACGCGTCGCATCGTTGTTGCACCGTGCTGGCCACTGCGGGGGAGTGGCATCTAGCGTGAGGCGCGTGTCGGAACCGGTGGCAATGCACATGAGCGACGGGCTGCTGAACGCGCCCACGTCGCTGCTGTTCGTGGCGATCGCCGTCGTGGGCGTCGGCGTGGCGCTGGTCAAGGCGCGCGGCGACCTCGACGACCGCACCGCGCCCCTCGCGGGCCTGGTCGCGGCGTTCGTGTTCGCGACCCAGATGCTCAACTTCCCGGTGCTGCCCGGCGTGAGCGGTCACCTGCTCGGCGGCGCGTTGGCCGCGATCCTGGTCGGACCGTGGGTCGGCGCGCTGTGCGTGACGATCGTGCTCGTCGTGCAGTCCCTGTTCTTCGCCGACGGCGGCGTCACCGCGCTCGGCGCGAACGTCACCAACATGGCGCTGGTCGGTACGGCCGTCGGGTTCGCGGTCGCGGTGGCGCTGCGCGGGCTCGCCCGGCGCGGCAAGGGCGGTCTGGCGGCGGTGGCGTTCGTGTCCGCGCTGGTCAACACGGTGCTGGCGTCGTTCGGCTTCGTCGTCGAGTACGCGATCGGCGGCCAGGGCGGTGTCGGGTTCGGCACGGTCGCCGTCGCGATCCTGGGCGTGCACGTGCTGATCGGCATCGGCGAGGGGCTGATCACCGCCGCGACCGTGACCGCCGTGGCCGCCGTCCGGCCCGACCTGGTGCACCTGCTGCGCGGCGTGCCGCAGAAGCTGGAGCTGAAGTGAAGCGTTTCTTCCTCGGGTTCGCGCTGGTCAGCCTTGTGCTCGCCGGTGTCGTGTCCTACTTCGCGAGCGCCGACCCCGACGGGCTCGACTACGTCACCGAAGAGCACGGCATCGCCGAGCACGCCCGGGACCACCCGCTGGGCGGCGGGCCGCTGGCCGATTACGCGGTGGGCGGCGACGACCGGCTGACCGGGGTCGCCGGTGTGGTCGGCGTGCTCGTCGTGCTGTCGGTCGCGTTCGGCCTGTTCCGGCTGCTGCGCAAGCGCACGCCCAAGGCGTGAACGCCGCCCTCTACCGGCCGGGCGACTCGCCGGTGCACCGGCTGGCACCCCAGGTCAAGATCGTCGCGGCGGTCGTCGCGGTGCTGTGCGTGGTGGCGACGCCGCGTGAGGCGTACTGGGCGTTCGGGGCGTACCTCCTGGCGATCGGCGCGGTGTGGGCGGTCGCCCGGACCCCGGTCGGCTGGTACGCGCCGCGCGTGCTCATCGAGTTGCCGTTCGTGCTGCTGGCTTTCGTGCTGCCGTTCACCGGCACCGGGGAACGTGTCGACGTGCTCGGGGTGTCCGTGTCGGTGTCGGGTGCGTTGGCCGGGTGGAACATCCTGGCCAAGGGGACGCTGGGCGTCCTCGTGTCGTTGACGCTCGCCGCGACGACCGCGCCGCAGGACCTGCTCGCCGGTCTGGGCCGGTTGCGCATGCCCGCGGTGCTGGTCACCATCGCGACGCTGATGTTGAGGTACGCCGAGGTCGTCGTGGCCGAGGCCAAGCGGATGCGGGTCGCGCGCATCTCCCGGGGGGACGATCCGCGCTTCCTGTGGCAGGCGGGTGCGACGGCGCGGGGTGTCGGGGCGTTGTTCATCCGTTCCTATGACCGTGGCGAGCGCGTCCACCTCGCGATGGTGTCGCGTGGGTGGTCGAGCGTGCCGTCCCCGGAGGTGTCCCGACCGGTGCGGACGGGGCCGGCCCTGGTGGTCGAGCGGTTGGCGTTCGCGTATCCCGACGGGCACCAGGCGTTGTTCGGGGTCGACCTGCGGGTGGAACGCGGGGAACGGGTGGCGGTGCTCGGGCCCAACGGGGCCGGCAAGACCACGTTCGCCCTGCACCTCAACGGTGTCCTGGGCGGGGGATCGGGGCGGATCGAGATCGCCGGGCTGCCGGTGGAGCGGGCGAACCTCAAGGAGATCCGCCGTCGGGTGGGGGTCGTGTTCCAGGACCCGGACGACCAGTTGTTCCTGCCGACCGTGCGGCAGGACGTGGCGTTCGGGCCGACGAACTTCGGGGTGTCCGGGCCGGAGCTGGCGGCGCGGGTCGAGGCGGCCCTGGCCGCCGTGGGGATGACGGAGGCGGCGGACCGGTCCCCCTTGCACCTGTCCGGAGGCCAGCGTCGGCGGGTCGCCCTGGCGACGGTGCTGGCGTGTGATCCGGAGATCCTCGTGTTGGACGAGCCGTCCGCGAACCTGGAGCCGGTGGCGCGGCGGGAGCTGGCGGAGGTCCTGCTGGGGCTGGACACCACCATGCTGATGATCACCCACGATCTGCCTTACGCGGCTCAGTTGTGTCCGCGGAGTGTGCTGGTGGACGGTGGTGTGGTGGTGGCCGACGGTCCTACCCGGGAGATCCTGGGTGATGCCGAGTTGTTGGCCCGGCACCGTCTCGAGTTGCCTTACGGGTTCCGCCTGGACTGAAACGCGCGAGTTATGCGTTCGGACACCGCGAAATGTGCGTTCAGGCACCGTGAGTTGTGCGTTCGCGTGGCCTGGTCTGGCGCCTGGCGCGGGCCTGTGGTCGTCCGGTGGTGTCGGACCTGCGGGCTACAGTCGGGGCCGTGAGCGACGGGGTGTTCGACGAAGGGCTGTTCGGGGTCGCCGAGGAGGTCAAGGCCGAGCGGATCGCGGCCAACGCACCGCTGGCCGTGCGCATGCGGCCACGTTCCCTGGACGAGGTCGTCGGGCAGGAGCACCTCCTGGGGCCCGGGGCTCCGCTGCGCCGCTTGGTCGAGGGGGCCTCGCCTGCGTCCGTCCTGCTCTACGGGCCGCCCGGTACCGGTAAGACGACCCTGGCCACGCTTGTCTCCACGGCCACCGGACGGCGGTTCGCGGCGCTGTCCGCCCTGTCGGCCGGGGTGAAGGAAGTGCGTGCGGTCATCGACGAGGCACGGCGGCGGTTGGTGCGGTCGGGGGAGGCGACCGTGCTCTTCATCGACGAGGTGCACCGGTTCTCCAAGACCCAGCAGGACGCGCTGTTGGGGGCCGTCGAGGACCGGATCGTCCTGTTGGTCGCGGCCACCACCGAGAACCCGTTCTTCTCCGTCGTCTCCCCGCTGTTGTCACGGTCGCTGGTGCTGCAACTGCGCTCCCTCACCGACGACCACGTGCGGACCCTCGTCCGGCGGGCGGTGGGTGACGAGCGGGGGCTCGGCGGTCGGATCGAGGTCGCGGCGGACGCCGAGGACCACCTGGTCCGGCTCGCCGGCGGTGACGGGCGGCGGGCGTTGACCGCGCTCGAAGCCGCCGCCGACGCCGCCGAGGGCGGGGTGCTCGACCTGGCCACGCTGGAGAAGACCGTCGACAAGGCGGCCGTCCGCTACGACCGCCAGGGCGACCAGCACTACGACGTGACCAGCGCGTTCATCAAGTCG includes the following:
- a CDS encoding replication-associated recombination protein A, coding for MSDGVFDEGLFGVAEEVKAERIAANAPLAVRMRPRSLDEVVGQEHLLGPGAPLRRLVEGASPASVLLYGPPGTGKTTLATLVSTATGRRFAALSALSAGVKEVRAVIDEARRRLVRSGEATVLFIDEVHRFSKTQQDALLGAVEDRIVLLVAATTENPFFSVVSPLLSRSLVLQLRSLTDDHVRTLVRRAVGDERGLGGRIEVAADAEDHLVRLAGGDGRRALTALEAAADAAEGGVLDLATLEKTVDKAAVRYDRQGDQHYDVTSAFIKSLRGSDVDAALHYLARMIEAGEDPRFVARRLVIFASEDVGLADPTALQTAVAAAQAVQLVGLPEGGLNLAHATVHLATAPKSNAVTKAIGLAIDDVRKGAIGAVPAHLRDGHYAGAEKLGNARGYRYPHDVPEGVLTQQYPPDDLVGRDYYTPTNRGAERVVAERLPRLRRVVRGDENSRADRPGRLER
- a CDS encoding energy-coupling factor ABC transporter permease, with translation MSEPVAMHMSDGLLNAPTSLLFVAIAVVGVGVALVKARGDLDDRTAPLAGLVAAFVFATQMLNFPVLPGVSGHLLGGALAAILVGPWVGALCVTIVLVVQSLFFADGGVTALGANVTNMALVGTAVGFAVAVALRGLARRGKGGLAAVAFVSALVNTVLASFGFVVEYAIGGQGGVGFGTVAVAILGVHVLIGIGEGLITAATVTAVAAVRPDLVHLLRGVPQKLELK
- a CDS encoding energy-coupling factor ABC transporter ATP-binding protein; amino-acid sequence: MVSRGWSSVPSPEVSRPVRTGPALVVERLAFAYPDGHQALFGVDLRVERGERVAVLGPNGAGKTTFALHLNGVLGGGSGRIEIAGLPVERANLKEIRRRVGVVFQDPDDQLFLPTVRQDVAFGPTNFGVSGPELAARVEAALAAVGMTEAADRSPLHLSGGQRRRVALATVLACDPEILVLDEPSANLEPVARRELAEVLLGLDTTMLMITHDLPYAAQLCPRSVLVDGGVVVADGPTREILGDAELLARHRLELPYGFRLD
- a CDS encoding PDGLE domain-containing protein; translation: MKRFFLGFALVSLVLAGVVSYFASADPDGLDYVTEEHGIAEHARDHPLGGGPLADYAVGGDDRLTGVAGVVGVLVVLSVAFGLFRLLRKRTPKA